From Mercenaria mercenaria strain notata chromosome 17, MADL_Memer_1, whole genome shotgun sequence, the proteins below share one genomic window:
- the LOC123536856 gene encoding uncharacterized protein LOC123536856, whose product MADNDEAFYAVVSVSSDNLEFHDYACMPCNQNFVNKKAFYFCGICKKQFCLECRSKHMYLFKEHEKDVLGEDYKNDWITWDTDGEQNIERSGTLSLHLDDIKDQTDDKTAANNLRVMNTKVRNVKVEGDRRLLSCNISSCCLLPDTRIVLTDSSNRRLKLLSEDKYVMALYELPEEPHEVCYVDGNEVAVTMAGNMVKTFMITNHVIEEKSVMTFEHECVGIAFNNNQFYIGDFQRIYVYSREGKQTSLLYSNMSMGKKSVNSFAISEDGNKIYVASYDTSVLRTIDIHGKTLATFEDPYLKNPAGICVGNDGSVFVCGVKSSSVIHVDGDGTKKLGVLTRSDGVSNPLSLSFSGIDSTLVVCQQKSNAILVISVNSVAA is encoded by the exons ATGGCGGACAACGATGAAGCATTTTACGCTGTCGTGTCGGTTTCATCCGACAATTTAGAATTCCACGACTACGCGTGTATGCCATGTAACCAAAACTTTGTCAAtaaaaaagctttttatttctGTGGAATTTGTAAGAAGCAGTTTTGCCTGGAATGTCGTAGTAAGCATATGTACTTGTTTAAAGAGCATGAGAAAGATGTGCTTGGTGAAGACTATAAAAACGACTGGATAACCTGGGACACTGACGGTGAACAGAACATTGAAAG GTCGGGCACACTTTCATTACATCTGGACGACATAAAAGACCAGACTGATGATAAAACTGCTGCTAACAACTTGCGAGTTATGAACACAAAAGTACGCAATGTTAAAGTTGAAGGGGACAGGCGTCTACTTTCTTGCAATATTTCCAGCTGCTGTCTCTTGCCAGACACAAGAATCGTTCTGACAGACAGCAGCAATCGACGTTTAAAGCTTCTTTCCGAGGACAAATACGTCATGGCACTATATGAACTACCAGAAGAACCGCACGAGGTCTGTTACGTAGATGGAAACGAAGTTGCAGTAACGATGGCTGGAAATATGGTGAAGACTTTTATGATTACCAATCACGTAATAGAAGAGAAAAGTGTGATGACATTTGAGCATGAGTGTGTAGGTATTGCTTTCAACAACAACCAGTTCTATATAGGTGATTTCCAACGCATCTATGTATATTCAAGAGAAGGAAAGCAAACAAGTTTGCTATATTCAAATATGTCTATGGGAAAGAAATCGGTTAATTCGTTCGCAATTAGTGAAGACGGGAACAAGATATATGTTGCTAGTTATGATACCAGTGTTTTGAGGACCATCGATATACACGGCAAGACGCTTGCTACATTTGAGGATCCGTATCTAAAGAATCCAGCAGGTATCTGTGTTGGGAATGATGGAAGTGTGTTTGTTTGTGGTGTAAAATCCAGCTCAGTTATTCATGTAGACGGCGATGGTACAAAAAAGCTTGGGGTGCTTACAAGGTCAGACGGCGTGTCGAATCCTTTATCACTTTCCTTTAGCGGTATAGATTCTACGTTAGTGGTTTGCCAGCAGAAAAGTAACGCGATCCTAGTGATATCTGTCAACTCTGTAGCTGCCTAA